One genomic segment of Musa acuminata AAA Group cultivar baxijiao chromosome BXJ3-3, Cavendish_Baxijiao_AAA, whole genome shotgun sequence includes these proteins:
- the LOC135632713 gene encoding 2-oxoglutarate-dependent dioxygenase 33-like isoform X1, whose protein sequence is MGSDFQAIPIIDISAFLEKIDDPRMGDDKELLEVIRQLDDACKEAGFFYVKGHGIPDSLVKEVKDATSKFFNLPNEEKVKIKMTPASGYRGYQEVAENITLGKPDMHEAIDCYREMEAGKYGALGQLLEGSNLWPDYPSNFKVVMEEYICLLTDLSRKIMRGIALALGGPPDAFEGDRAGDSFWVMRLIGYPVLSDIPELQRTETGCGAHTDYGLLTLVNQDDEIDALQVRNRSGEWISAPPIPGTFVCNIGDMLKIWSNGLYESTLHRVINNSPKYRVSVAFFYEPNFDAAVEPFDFCMQKTGGTPKFGKVVYGEHLVGKVGRNFRY, encoded by the exons ATGGGTTCCGATTTCCAGGCTATTCCCATCATAG ATATCAGTGCTTTCTTGGAAAAGATTGATGATCCCAGGATGGGTGATGACAAAGAACTGCTAGAGGTCATTAGGCAATTGGATGATGCTTGCAAAGAAGCAGGGTTCTTCTATGTG AAAGGTCATGGTATTCCTGATTCACTGGTTAAAGAAGTAAAGGATGCAACAAGCAAATTCTTTAACCTTCCAAATGAGGAAAAGGTAAAGATTAAGATGACACCAGCAAGTGGATACAG AGGTTACCAAGAAGTCGCAGAAAATATAACTCTAGGGAAGCCTGACATGCATGAAGCAATTGAT TGTTATAGGGAAATGGAAGCTGGGAAATATGGAGCCCTTGGTCAACTTTTAGAGGGTTCTAATTTGTG GCCAGATTATCCTTCAAATTTCAAAGTGGTGATGGAAGAGTATATTTGTCTGCTTACAG ATCTTTCAAGAAAGATTATGCGTGGAATTGCTTTAGCACTGGGTGGACCACCAGATGCATTTGAAGGTGATCGAGCAGGTGATTCTTTTTGGGTAATGCGATTAATTGGATATCCAGTTTTGTCTGATATCCCAGAGTTGCAACGCACTGAGACAGGATG TGGAGCACACACGGATTACG GCCTTCTGACTTTGGTTAACCAAGATGATGAAATAGATGCTCTTCAG GTTAGAAACAGATCTGGTGAATGGATCTCTGCACCTCCCATTCCTGGTACCTTTGTATGTAACATCGGAGACATGCTAAAG ATTTGGTCTAACGGATTGTACGAGTCAACTCTTCATAGAGTAATCAACAACTCGCCAAAGTATCGTGTTTCTGTTGCCTTCTTTTATGAG CCAAATTTTGATGCAGCTGTGGAGCCATTTGACTTTTGTATGCAAAAGACGGGGGGTACTCCGAAGTTTGGGAAGGTTGTTTATGGAGAACATTTAGTTGGCAAGGTTGGAAGAAACTTTAGATACTGA
- the LOC135632713 gene encoding 2-oxoglutarate-dependent dioxygenase 33-like isoform X2 — protein sequence MGDDKELLEVIRQLDDACKEAGFFYVKGHGIPDSLVKEVKDATSKFFNLPNEEKVKIKMTPASGYRGYQEVAENITLGKPDMHEAIDCYREMEAGKYGALGQLLEGSNLWPDYPSNFKVVMEEYICLLTDLSRKIMRGIALALGGPPDAFEGDRAGDSFWVMRLIGYPVLSDIPELQRTETGCGAHTDYGLLTLVNQDDEIDALQVRNRSGEWISAPPIPGTFVCNIGDMLKIWSNGLYESTLHRVINNSPKYRVSVAFFYEPNFDAAVEPFDFCMQKTGGTPKFGKVVYGEHLVGKVGRNFRY from the exons ATGGGTGATGACAAAGAACTGCTAGAGGTCATTAGGCAATTGGATGATGCTTGCAAAGAAGCAGGGTTCTTCTATGTG AAAGGTCATGGTATTCCTGATTCACTGGTTAAAGAAGTAAAGGATGCAACAAGCAAATTCTTTAACCTTCCAAATGAGGAAAAGGTAAAGATTAAGATGACACCAGCAAGTGGATACAG AGGTTACCAAGAAGTCGCAGAAAATATAACTCTAGGGAAGCCTGACATGCATGAAGCAATTGAT TGTTATAGGGAAATGGAAGCTGGGAAATATGGAGCCCTTGGTCAACTTTTAGAGGGTTCTAATTTGTG GCCAGATTATCCTTCAAATTTCAAAGTGGTGATGGAAGAGTATATTTGTCTGCTTACAG ATCTTTCAAGAAAGATTATGCGTGGAATTGCTTTAGCACTGGGTGGACCACCAGATGCATTTGAAGGTGATCGAGCAGGTGATTCTTTTTGGGTAATGCGATTAATTGGATATCCAGTTTTGTCTGATATCCCAGAGTTGCAACGCACTGAGACAGGATG TGGAGCACACACGGATTACG GCCTTCTGACTTTGGTTAACCAAGATGATGAAATAGATGCTCTTCAG GTTAGAAACAGATCTGGTGAATGGATCTCTGCACCTCCCATTCCTGGTACCTTTGTATGTAACATCGGAGACATGCTAAAG ATTTGGTCTAACGGATTGTACGAGTCAACTCTTCATAGAGTAATCAACAACTCGCCAAAGTATCGTGTTTCTGTTGCCTTCTTTTATGAG CCAAATTTTGATGCAGCTGTGGAGCCATTTGACTTTTGTATGCAAAAGACGGGGGGTACTCCGAAGTTTGGGAAGGTTGTTTATGGAGAACATTTAGTTGGCAAGGTTGGAAGAAACTTTAGATACTGA
- the LOC135633331 gene encoding probable beta-1,4-xylosyltransferase IRX14: protein MKLPWGQNHATNRRFNSYRPSPPLPEVAGVGTATDGASRSPSTMLWFVLHGLCCFVSLVLGFRFSRVVFLLLFSTSTLYTSAPFLLTTTTTTTTTTTTTTTTTTTRTETVTISQLPSATPAAQLPLHNRTHGPVVVGRHGIRIRPWPHPEPAEVLLAHQIIERVQHEQRLQYGFKNPRPLIVVTPTYSRTFQALHLTSLAHSLMLVPYPLTWIVVESPEASNETASILAESQLNFLHIPFLDLIPERLLERHIVEARMRLHALRVVRDRKLDGIVVFADDSNVHSMELFDEVQKVKWMGALSVGILMHSGMTETMGNDKRKEKFQMPVQGPACNSSGDLIGWHTHNSLPYAQNSATPMSEMPTVPGKMEWGGFVLNSRLLWKEAEGKPDWFRDLDAVGDREEIDSPLALLKDKSFVEPLGECGKNVLLWWLHVEACFDSKFPPGWTIEPAFGMTDVPDALPSETMIANKDMFDMNFLRKTGSSRSRDDADGENKHEQQVDTEAPGISQG, encoded by the exons ATGAAGCTCCCTTGGGGTCAGAACCATGCCACCAATCGCCGGTTCAACAGCTACCGCCCGTCCCCCCCTCTGCCGGAGGTCGCCGGCGTGGGCACCGCAACCGATGGCGCGTCGAGATCCCCTTCCACCATGCTGTGGTTCGTCCTCCACGGGCTCTGCTGCTTCGTCAGCCTCGTGCTCGGCTTCCGCTTCTCCCGCGTCgtcttccttcttctcttctccaccTCCACCCTCTACACCTCCGCCCCCTTCCtcctcaccaccaccaccactactaccaccaccaccaccaccaccacgaccACCACCACTACCCGCACGGAGACCGTGACGATCTCACAGCTGCCCTCCGCCACGCCGGCCGCCCAGCTTCCGCTCCATAACCGGACTCACGGCCCCGTCGTGGTCGGCCGCCACGGGATCCGGATCCGGCCGTGGCCGCACCCCGAGCCTGCCGAGGTGCTGCTGGCGCACCAGATAATCGAGAGGGTCCAGCACGAGCAGCGGCTGCAGTACGGCTTCAAGAATCCCCGCCCGCTCATCGTCGTCACGCCCACCTACTCCCGGACCTTCCAGGCACTGCACCTCACCAGCCTCGCCCACTCCCTCATGCTCGTGCCCTACCCGCTCACTTGGATCGTCGTGGAGTCACCCGAGGCCTCGAATGAGACCGCCTCCATCCTTGCTGAGTCCCAGCTTAACTTCCTCCATATCCCATTCCTCGATTTGATCCCGGAGAGACTCTTGGAACGACATATCGTCGAAGCTCGGATGCGTCTTCACGCACTGAG AGTGGTGAGGGATCGGAAGCTGGACGGGATTGTGGTGTTCGCCGATGATAGCAATGTGCACAGCATGGAGCTGTTCGACGAGGTTCAAAAGGTGAAGTGGATGGGTGCTCTCTCAGTTGGAATTCTAATGCATTCTGGAATGACTGAGACAATGGGTAATGACAAGAGAAAGGAGAAGTTTCAGATGCCCGTTCAAGGCCCGGCTTGTAACTCATCAGGGGACCTGATCGGCTGGCATACTCATAATTCTTTGCCATATGCACAGAATAGTGCAACTCCTATGAGCGAGATGCCAACAGTTCCGGGGAAGATGGAGTGGGGTGGTTTCGTGTTGAACTCGAGATTGCTGTGGAAAGAAGCTGAGGGAAAACCTGATTGGTTTCGTGATCTTGATGCTGTGGGTGACAGGGAAGAGATTGATAGCCCATTGGCCCTGTTAAAAGACAAGTCCTTCGTTGAGCCTCTTGGTGAGTGTGGCAAGAACGTCCTGTTATGGTGGCTCCATGTTGAAGCCTGCTTTGATAGCAAATTCCCACCGGG ATGGACTATAGAACCTGCTTTTGGAATGACTGATGTACCTGATGCACTTCCATCTGAAACGATGATTGCTAACAAAGATATGTTTGATATGAATTTTTTAAGAAAGACTGGGTCATCCAGGTCGAGGGATGATGCTGATGGTGAAAATAAGCATGAACAGCAAGTGGATACTGAAGCTCCTGGGATTTCCCAAGGCTAA